A genome region from Streptomyces antimycoticus includes the following:
- a CDS encoding tannase/feruloyl esterase family alpha/beta hydrolase, whose amino-acid sequence MSPARTAYAPPRGRPGRCAALGVRSLVGACALVVASVAAVPAAGAEGTPGGRCPGSALPHVPGAAHQQADCLDELTTAGTVVSGHTDPADFAGLTPKDLPTPSGVPGLQIDGYFPDTSTTNTNHGWNHDAQFVIRLPDHWNGGLVVSGTPANREQYANDRAISDWVLSRGYAFAATDKGNTGPAFYRDGRRPGDAVAEWNKRVTQLTRAARAVVTQRYHRPPVRTLATGLSNGGYLVRWQLENHPELYDGGVDWEGTLWRSDGPNPLTFLPPALRAYPVYAAGGAGAEDAWKTMRKAGYPAGSEFLWPYHHQVYWDLTQRIYREEADPDFDGATEAGTPYCAPGTPGCDADYDYATRPPAVHRAVDRIALTGRIGKPLITLHGTLDALLPISKDSDVYARMVHRAGRGALLRYYRIEDGTHVDSLVDAHPDKLRPIVPCHRSAFAALEQWLTGKGRPPADHTVQRPADADPATLLTSCPLD is encoded by the coding sequence ATGTCTCCAGCCCGCACGGCCTACGCCCCACCCCGCGGACGGCCCGGACGGTGCGCCGCTCTCGGAGTACGGTCGCTCGTGGGCGCCTGTGCGCTCGTCGTCGCATCGGTCGCGGCGGTGCCCGCGGCCGGTGCGGAGGGGACACCGGGCGGCCGCTGCCCCGGATCCGCCCTGCCGCACGTACCGGGTGCGGCCCACCAACAGGCCGACTGCCTGGACGAGTTGACCACAGCCGGAACGGTGGTCTCGGGCCACACCGATCCGGCCGACTTCGCGGGACTCACCCCCAAGGATCTGCCCACACCGAGCGGCGTTCCCGGGCTCCAGATCGACGGCTACTTCCCCGACACCTCGACCACCAACACCAACCACGGCTGGAACCACGACGCGCAGTTCGTCATCCGGCTGCCCGACCACTGGAACGGCGGTCTGGTGGTATCCGGTACACCGGCCAACCGCGAGCAGTACGCCAACGACCGCGCGATCTCCGACTGGGTGCTCTCCCGCGGCTACGCCTTCGCCGCCACCGACAAGGGCAACACCGGCCCCGCCTTCTACCGCGACGGCCGCAGGCCCGGTGACGCCGTCGCCGAGTGGAACAAGCGCGTCACCCAGCTCACCCGCGCCGCCCGGGCCGTCGTCACCCAGCGGTATCACCGGCCGCCCGTCCGCACCCTCGCCACCGGCCTGTCCAACGGCGGCTACCTGGTGCGCTGGCAGCTGGAGAACCACCCCGAGCTGTACGACGGGGGAGTGGACTGGGAGGGCACTCTGTGGCGCTCCGACGGCCCCAACCCGCTCACCTTCCTGCCGCCCGCGCTGCGCGCATACCCGGTGTACGCCGCCGGCGGGGCCGGAGCCGAGGACGCCTGGAAGACCATGCGCAAGGCCGGCTACCCGGCGGGCTCGGAGTTTCTGTGGCCCTACCACCACCAGGTCTACTGGGACCTGACCCAGCGCATCTACCGCGAGGAAGCCGACCCGGACTTCGACGGGGCGACCGAGGCGGGCACTCCCTACTGCGCCCCGGGCACCCCCGGCTGTGACGCCGACTACGACTACGCCACCCGGCCGCCCGCGGTCCACCGTGCCGTCGACCGCATCGCACTGACCGGACGCATCGGCAAACCGCTGATCACCCTGCACGGCACGCTCGACGCGCTGCTGCCCATCAGCAAGGACTCGGACGTCTACGCCCGCATGGTGCACCGGGCCGGCCGGGGTGCGCTGCTGCGCTACTACCGTATCGAGGACGGCACCCACGTCGACTCCCTCGTCGACGCCCACCCCGACAAGCTCCGCCCGATCGTCCCCTGCCACCGCTCCGCCTTCGCGGCACTGGAACAGTGGCTGACCGGAAAGGGCCGCCCCCCGGCGGACCACACCGTTCAGCGCCCGGCCGACGCGGATCCCGCGACACTGCTCACGAGCTGCCCGCTGGACTAG
- a CDS encoding CHAT domain-containing protein, whose protein sequence is MDTHALQELIACINRVHETDDVGLTFAEEMTRPLSDAWQSWDDADTEASQVLGVFLFYRYLAAHDRTDMLMAIRTLTPCLLYADIALPPDMLPFLADYGVCEAERLREDARGSPDPARAERAAFAWQRIVMATEDGHPQREERERSLRRARRLLAARRGDTAYLDQAVAAARAGLVPQGRRDRLATCHELLLALEERYEATGNADDHEAALRCAEELAVYAHTSARDAIGCSLLFSFGEKLFQRYLRDPNTTDLRRAIGFLRDSVEFPGPHLPTRLLVLSRALSIWSAAARDPGIVTEAIARAEQAEELVPRNHQDYPLIKWQIASLYFGRYRTTHSGDDLDRAAAAILEATLCLTRELQITALQSDIAFAQYERTEDSEHLFTVLALRKRVLRKLPEDDDLSRADALYSLSQAQMHWYRRTGSLGDLDNAVDNGRAALDLVAATDARRRPDFLCGLGKVHMTRFALRGERDALPEAIDRFREAVTDAPDRYLPLALLAAALGYRYDLTRDITDLDESIAAGERALGLAPAPQRAGILLDLSGARRLRFGGTGDATDLDHARAAIAEALALPALSARYRMRISLEQTELASLSTVNTAERLSAFEAAVELLSEVGLSSPHHEDREFMLSVHAGLGAKAADAAVAANRPDRALELLEKARGILADTAPTPGWRGNRATTARHLCRNATRGPIVTVSAIETGGLALLVTPSGVHPVALPGLRLHKARARHKALEEALASGACEDVLDVLTWLWHTAARPVLEVLKATGWQGTRLWWCPVGVMSLFPLHAAGDGHDGVMDRAVSSYLPTVRALPAERRRPTSPGRALVVAMSRTSGQASLPGAASEANSLSRLLSATVLHNEQATREAVLTALPSTRIIHFACHAQADTREPTRSRLFLHDQPLTPRDLPFGLDADLAYLSACATSDVMFLGADEAMHITGAFHLAGFRHVIGTHWRIDDLAAADIADHFYTVIAAHGPDHAAQALHTATAELRRAHPDRPDLWASHLHVGP, encoded by the coding sequence ATGGACACTCACGCATTACAGGAACTCATCGCCTGCATCAATCGAGTGCACGAGACCGACGACGTCGGGCTCACCTTCGCGGAGGAGATGACCAGGCCCCTCTCGGATGCCTGGCAGAGCTGGGACGACGCGGACACCGAGGCGTCCCAGGTGCTGGGTGTCTTCCTCTTCTACCGCTATCTTGCGGCGCACGACCGAACCGACATGCTCATGGCCATCCGGACGCTCACCCCCTGCCTCCTGTACGCGGACATCGCCCTGCCGCCCGACATGCTCCCCTTCCTCGCCGACTACGGCGTCTGCGAGGCGGAACGGCTGCGCGAGGACGCCCGCGGCTCACCCGATCCCGCACGTGCCGAGCGTGCGGCGTTCGCCTGGCAACGCATCGTCATGGCGACCGAGGACGGCCATCCGCAGCGCGAGGAGCGCGAGCGGTCCCTGCGGCGGGCGAGGCGACTGCTGGCCGCCCGGCGCGGCGACACCGCCTACCTCGACCAGGCCGTCGCCGCGGCACGCGCGGGTCTTGTCCCGCAGGGCCGCCGGGACCGCCTCGCCACCTGTCATGAGCTCCTCCTGGCGCTGGAAGAACGCTACGAGGCGACCGGGAACGCGGACGATCACGAGGCCGCGCTGCGGTGCGCGGAGGAGCTGGCCGTATACGCACATACCTCAGCGCGCGATGCCATCGGATGTTCCCTCCTCTTCTCCTTCGGCGAGAAGCTCTTTCAGCGGTACCTGCGCGATCCCAACACCACGGATCTGCGCCGCGCCATTGGCTTCCTGCGGGACTCGGTCGAGTTTCCCGGCCCGCACCTGCCGACCCGGCTGCTGGTCCTGTCACGCGCCCTCAGCATCTGGTCCGCTGCCGCCCGGGACCCCGGCATCGTGACCGAGGCGATCGCCCGGGCCGAGCAGGCCGAGGAGCTGGTCCCGCGGAACCACCAGGACTACCCGCTCATCAAGTGGCAGATCGCCTCGCTGTACTTCGGGCGCTACCGCACGACACACTCCGGCGACGACCTCGACCGGGCCGCGGCAGCGATCCTCGAGGCCACCTTGTGCCTGACCCGTGAGCTGCAGATCACCGCTCTCCAGTCCGACATCGCATTCGCCCAGTACGAGCGCACGGAGGACAGCGAGCACCTCTTCACAGTCCTCGCCCTGAGGAAACGCGTACTGCGCAAACTCCCCGAAGATGACGACCTCTCCCGGGCCGACGCCCTGTACTCGCTCAGTCAGGCCCAGATGCACTGGTACCGGCGGACGGGCTCGCTCGGGGACCTGGACAACGCGGTCGACAACGGCCGCGCCGCCCTTGACCTCGTGGCCGCGACCGACGCGCGTCGTCGCCCGGATTTCCTGTGCGGGCTCGGCAAAGTCCACATGACGCGCTTCGCCCTGCGCGGTGAGCGAGATGCCCTGCCCGAGGCGATCGACCGGTTTCGGGAAGCCGTCACCGACGCCCCCGACCGCTACCTGCCGCTTGCGCTGCTCGCCGCCGCCCTCGGGTACCGGTACGACCTGACACGGGACATCACCGACCTCGACGAGTCCATCGCCGCGGGCGAACGCGCCTTGGGGCTCGCCCCCGCACCACAGCGGGCGGGCATCCTGCTCGATCTCAGCGGCGCCCGCCGACTGCGCTTCGGCGGCACCGGCGACGCCACCGATCTCGACCACGCCAGGGCGGCGATCGCCGAGGCGCTCGCCCTCCCCGCTCTCTCGGCCAGATACCGGATGCGGATCAGTCTGGAGCAGACCGAGCTGGCGTCGCTCTCCACGGTGAATACCGCGGAGCGGCTGTCGGCCTTCGAGGCAGCCGTCGAGTTGCTGTCCGAGGTCGGCCTGAGCAGCCCCCACCACGAGGACCGCGAGTTCATGTTGTCGGTCCACGCCGGTCTGGGTGCGAAGGCAGCCGACGCCGCGGTGGCGGCCAACCGCCCTGATCGGGCCCTGGAACTCCTGGAAAAAGCGCGCGGCATCCTCGCCGACACCGCGCCGACGCCGGGATGGCGCGGCAATCGGGCCACCACCGCCCGCCACCTGTGCCGTAACGCCACCCGTGGCCCGATCGTCACCGTCAGCGCGATCGAGACCGGTGGTCTGGCGTTGCTCGTCACTCCGTCGGGTGTCCACCCCGTCGCCCTGCCCGGCCTCAGGCTCCACAAGGCCAGGGCCCGGCACAAAGCCCTCGAGGAGGCCCTCGCCTCCGGCGCGTGTGAGGACGTCCTCGACGTCCTCACCTGGCTCTGGCACACGGCCGCCCGCCCCGTGCTGGAGGTGCTGAAGGCCACCGGGTGGCAGGGCACCCGCCTCTGGTGGTGCCCGGTGGGCGTGATGTCCCTCTTCCCCCTGCACGCCGCGGGCGACGGTCACGACGGCGTCATGGACCGAGCGGTGTCCTCGTATCTGCCCACCGTCCGGGCCCTGCCCGCCGAGCGTCGGCGCCCCACTTCCCCGGGCAGAGCCCTTGTGGTGGCGATGAGCAGAACTTCCGGCCAGGCGTCGCTGCCGGGTGCCGCATCCGAGGCGAACAGCCTCTCCCGCCTGCTCTCGGCCACCGTCCTGCACAACGAGCAAGCCACCCGCGAGGCCGTCCTGACGGCCCTGCCCAGTACCCGGATCATCCATTTCGCCTGCCATGCGCAAGCCGACACCCGCGAACCCACCCGCAGCCGCCTGTTCCTGCACGACCAGCCGCTCACCCCGAGAGATCTGCCGTTCGGTCTGGACGCCGACCTCGCCTACCTGTCAGCCTGCGCCACCAGCGATGTCATGTTCCTGGGCGCCGACGAAGCCATGCACATCACCGGCGCCTTCCACCTGGCGGGCTTCCGTCATGTCATCGGCACCCACTGGCGCATCGACGACCTGGCGGCGGCCGACATCGCCGACCACTTCTACACGGTCATCGCGGCTCATGGCCCCGACCATGCCGCCCAAGCCCTGCACACAGCCACCGCGGAACTCCGTCGCGCCCACCCCGACAGGCCCGACCTCTGGGCCTCCCACCTCCATGTGGGCCCCTGA
- a CDS encoding alkaline phosphatase PhoX, giving the protein MKRRTLLRSAVIGGSSAAFGGTLWRGAAHAAPAQPGAGPYGALGSPDANGVRLPAGFTSRVVARSRKTVAGTSYTWHDAPDGGACYADGSGWIYVSNSEINPSGGASAVRFSSTGTVTGAYRVLSGTRQNCAGGKTPWNTWLSCEEVDRGYVYETDPWGVKAAVRRDAMGRFKHEAAAADPDRRTVYMTEDVTDGCFYRFTPATWGDLSSGRLEVMVAGSGTSGPVTWAAVPDPTGATATRNQVAGAKRFNGGEGCYYANDTCWFTTKGDNRVWQYDAAAQKIELAYDDSLVTGGTAPLTGVDNVTGASSGDLFVAEDGGNMEICVITPDDVVAPFLRIDGQSGSEITGPAFSPDGRRLYFSSQRGTSGSSSGGITYEVTGPFRS; this is encoded by the coding sequence GTGAAACGTCGCACCCTCCTGCGTTCCGCCGTCATCGGCGGCTCCTCGGCAGCTTTCGGCGGAACCTTGTGGCGCGGCGCCGCGCACGCCGCACCGGCGCAGCCGGGCGCCGGCCCGTACGGGGCACTCGGTTCGCCGGACGCCAACGGCGTACGGCTTCCCGCCGGCTTCACCAGCCGGGTTGTCGCCCGTTCGCGGAAGACGGTCGCCGGCACCTCGTACACCTGGCACGACGCCCCGGACGGCGGGGCCTGTTACGCCGACGGCAGTGGCTGGATCTATGTCTCCAACTCGGAGATCAACCCGTCGGGCGGGGCGAGCGCGGTGAGGTTCTCCTCGACCGGGACGGTCACCGGCGCCTACCGCGTCCTCTCCGGCACCCGGCAGAACTGCGCGGGAGGCAAGACCCCGTGGAACACCTGGCTGTCCTGTGAGGAGGTCGACCGCGGCTACGTGTACGAGACCGACCCATGGGGTGTGAAGGCCGCGGTGCGGCGCGACGCGATGGGGCGCTTCAAGCACGAGGCGGCGGCGGCCGATCCCGACCGCCGGACCGTCTATATGACCGAGGACGTCACGGACGGCTGCTTCTACCGTTTCACGCCGGCGACGTGGGGTGACCTCTCCTCCGGCAGGCTGGAGGTCATGGTCGCCGGATCCGGAACCAGTGGCCCCGTCACCTGGGCGGCGGTACCGGATCCGACCGGCGCCACCGCCACCCGCAACCAGGTGGCCGGGGCCAAGCGGTTCAACGGTGGCGAAGGGTGCTACTACGCGAACGACACCTGCTGGTTCACCACCAAGGGCGACAACCGGGTGTGGCAGTACGACGCGGCCGCCCAGAAGATCGAACTGGCCTATGACGATTCGCTGGTGACCGGCGGCACGGCCCCGCTGACCGGTGTGGACAACGTGACCGGGGCCTCCTCCGGCGATCTGTTCGTGGCCGAGGACGGCGGGAACATGGAGATCTGTGTCATCACCCCGGACGACGTGGTGGCCCCGTTCCTGCGCATCGACGGCCAGTCGGGCTCGGAGATCACCGGCCCGGCGTTCTCCCCGGACGGCAGGCGGCTGTACTTCTCCAGCCAGCGCGGCACCAGCGGCAGTTCGTCAGGCGGTATCACCTATGAGGTGACGGGGCCGTTCCGCAGCTGA